In a single window of the Luteolibacter yonseiensis genome:
- a CDS encoding MgtC/SapB family protein yields MSETPVAIDFPGYFFEGITLEILLRVALAAGAGTLLGIEREKHGRAAGLRTTLMVTLASCVAMILSDAFYEESFAKQPNMGSWHPDPARLAAGVLAGMGFLGAGVIIRQSNHMVRGVTTAATIWFVTIIGIAFGAGAIGIGLLATVSSLMILSAIPYVESKIPIDWYSDLTVTYTSSVCSLDRLVDSLAPLSVQVKGTDLEQDLENDRSEVVVHLRYKRAAAVDFTRTIIGLVSEVPGVLKVSIKS; encoded by the coding sequence ATGTCAGAAACCCCGGTCGCCATCGATTTTCCCGGTTATTTTTTCGAAGGGATCACACTTGAAATCCTGCTGCGGGTCGCACTGGCGGCGGGAGCCGGCACGTTGCTGGGCATTGAAAGGGAAAAGCACGGACGTGCGGCGGGCCTGCGGACCACCCTGATGGTGACGCTGGCTTCCTGTGTCGCGATGATTCTTTCGGATGCTTTTTATGAAGAGAGTTTCGCCAAACAGCCGAACATGGGGAGCTGGCATCCCGACCCCGCGCGTCTCGCCGCCGGTGTCCTGGCTGGCATGGGCTTTCTGGGAGCGGGAGTGATCATCCGCCAGAGCAACCACATGGTCCGGGGCGTCACGACCGCGGCGACCATCTGGTTCGTCACCATCATCGGCATCGCGTTCGGAGCCGGGGCGATCGGCATCGGATTGCTGGCCACGGTGAGTTCCCTGATGATCCTTTCGGCGATTCCATACGTGGAATCGAAGATCCCGATCGACTGGTATTCGGATCTCACCGTGACCTACACGTCTTCGGTTTGCTCGCTCGACCGGCTGGTGGACTCGCTGGCTCCCTTGTCCGTGCAGGTAAAGGGAACAGACCTTGAGCAGGACTTGGAAAACGACCGGTCCGAGGTGGTGGTGCATCTCCGCTACAAGCGGGCGGCCGCGGTGGATTTCACCCGGACAATCATCGGATTGGTCAGCGAGGTTCCGGGAGTGTTGAAGGTTTCCATCAAGAGTTGA
- a CDS encoding catalase — protein MSDPKQMTTTGGNPISDNQNSLSAGPRGPLLLQDYQLIEKLAHQNRERIPERVVHAKGSGAFGTLTITHDITRYSKAAVFSQIGKKTDALLRFSTVAGERGAADAERDVRGWALKFYTDEGNWDLVGNNTPVFFVRDPLKFPDFIHTQKRHPRTNMRSATAMWDFWSLSPESLHQVTILMSDRGLPKSYRHTNGYGSHTYSFINANNERFWVKFHFKTRQGIQTMTNREGEQLIAKDRESSQKDLYESIENGDFPKWDFKIQVMAEEQAENCAFNPFDLTKVWPHADYPLIDVGVLELNRNPENYFQEIEQSAFSPSNIVPGIGFSPDKMLQARIFSYADAHRYRVGTWYESLPVNRPKSPVNTYHMDGPMNFHAPSASNAYYEPNSMGGPVQNDRFAEPPLKISGDADRWNHRDGNDDTTQPGNLFRLMSPAQQQALFSNISEAMLGVPQEIIDRQLVHFDKADPAYGAGVRAALASISGANNISTQEEG, from the coding sequence ATGTCCGACCCGAAACAAATGACCACCACCGGTGGCAACCCGATCTCAGACAACCAGAATTCCCTGAGCGCCGGTCCGCGCGGGCCGCTGTTGTTGCAAGACTACCAGCTCATCGAGAAGCTCGCCCACCAGAACCGCGAGCGCATTCCGGAGCGGGTCGTACATGCGAAGGGGTCGGGAGCGTTCGGCACGCTTACCATCACCCACGACATCACGCGTTATTCCAAGGCCGCCGTGTTTTCGCAGATCGGGAAAAAGACCGACGCGTTGCTGCGCTTCTCCACCGTGGCCGGCGAGCGGGGCGCGGCGGATGCCGAGCGCGACGTCCGTGGATGGGCGCTCAAGTTCTACACTGATGAAGGCAACTGGGATCTGGTTGGAAACAACACGCCGGTCTTCTTTGTCCGTGACCCGTTGAAGTTCCCGGACTTCATCCACACCCAGAAGCGGCACCCGCGCACGAACATGCGGAGTGCGACGGCGATGTGGGACTTCTGGTCGCTCTCGCCGGAGTCGCTTCATCAGGTCACCATCCTCATGTCCGACCGCGGCCTGCCGAAAAGCTACCGTCACACGAACGGCTACGGCTCGCATACCTACTCTTTCATCAACGCGAACAACGAACGGTTCTGGGTGAAGTTCCACTTCAAGACACGCCAGGGCATCCAGACGATGACGAACCGCGAGGGAGAGCAGCTCATTGCGAAGGATCGCGAGTCATCACAGAAGGATCTCTACGAATCCATCGAAAACGGCGACTTTCCGAAGTGGGATTTCAAGATCCAGGTGATGGCCGAGGAGCAGGCGGAGAACTGCGCGTTCAACCCCTTTGATCTCACCAAGGTCTGGCCTCATGCGGATTACCCGCTCATCGACGTGGGGGTGCTTGAGCTGAACCGCAATCCTGAAAATTATTTCCAGGAAATCGAACAATCCGCCTTCTCTCCGTCCAACATCGTTCCGGGGATCGGCTTCTCACCGGATAAGATGCTGCAGGCCCGGATCTTCTCCTACGCGGATGCCCACCGCTATCGCGTGGGCACCTGGTATGAATCCCTGCCGGTGAACCGTCCGAAGAGTCCGGTGAACACCTACCACATGGACGGACCGATGAATTTCCACGCGCCTTCCGCCAGCAACGCCTACTATGAACCGAACTCGATGGGCGGTCCGGTCCAGAACGACCGTTTCGCGGAACCGCCCCTCAAGATCTCCGGTGATGCGGACCGCTGGAACCACCGTGACGGCAATGACGATACCACCCAGCCGGGGAATTTGTTCCGCCTCATGAGTCCGGCCCAGCAGCAGGCGCTCTTCAGCAACATCTCCGAGGCGATGCTCGGGGTGCCGCAGGAAATCATCGACCGCCAACTGGTCCATTTCGACAAGGCGGACCCCGCTTACGGTGCGGGCGTGCGGGCGGCGCTGGCTTCGATTTCCGGAGCGAACAACATCTCTACCCAGGAAGAAGGATAA
- a CDS encoding ankyrin repeat domain-containing protein, translating to MSITNDPEITAEEEARYAELQQLALDSARTGDVAMLVPMLDAGMPVNLADEKGNSLLMLAAYHGHLPLVRLLLESGAAPDQRNARNQTALAGVAFKGGLEIARLLVQYGADPNADQGGGRFPIQFAAMFGNPDIVEFLSSLQPTRKVPWSVRWLGKITGVIRRRVVPMFGSHWRPSTVP from the coding sequence ATGAGCATCACCAATGATCCCGAAATCACCGCTGAGGAAGAGGCGCGCTACGCCGAACTCCAGCAACTCGCGCTCGACTCCGCCCGCACGGGGGACGTGGCGATGCTCGTGCCCATGCTTGACGCTGGCATGCCTGTGAATCTGGCGGATGAGAAGGGTAACAGCCTGCTCATGCTCGCCGCTTATCATGGGCATCTCCCGCTGGTGCGGCTTCTGCTGGAGTCGGGGGCGGCCCCGGACCAGCGGAACGCACGGAACCAGACCGCCCTCGCCGGAGTCGCCTTCAAAGGAGGATTGGAAATCGCCAGGCTGCTGGTCCAGTATGGGGCGGATCCGAATGCGGACCAGGGCGGCGGACGCTTTCCCATCCAGTTCGCCGCCATGTTCGGAAATCCTGACATCGTGGAATTTCTCAGCTCGCTCCAGCCCACGCGGAAGGTTCCGTGGTCGGTGCGGTGGCTGGGAAAAATCACGGGCGTGATCCGCAGGCGGGTGGTTCCGATGTTCGGAAGCCATTGGAGACCGTCGACCGTGCCGTAA
- a CDS encoding DUF1501 domain-containing protein: protein MNPFDRIRHEQLHQITRRHFLRDCTTGLGGMWLATQGLAAAAGKPTVLRNADDPLASLAPALAPKAKRVIFLHMVGAPSQLDLFDYKPELKRLDGRECPREFLEGKRFAFIQGVPKMLGPQFEFNRHGQCGAWVSDRLPHLAKHVDRLCFIKTMQTDQFNHGPAELLVHTGNQNLGYPSIGSWVTWGLGTDNRNLPGFMVLVSGGRIPRVGASIWGSGFLPSVYQGVQCRSSGDPVLNAANPPGISRDVRRIALDALDNLDRQSHSQFGDPETLTRISQYEMAFRMQVSVPEVMDISKEPAAIHEMYGTRPGKESFANNCLLARRLAEAGTRYIQLFDWGWDSHGSNASESINDGFVKKCRDIDQPISALLTDLHQRGLLEDTLVVWSGEFGRTPMQENRGGTTNAFVGRDHNPGAFTLWMAGGGVKPGFTYGETDPVGYGVASDPVHIRDFHATMLHLLGFDHRKLSFPFQGLDQKLTGVKPAKVVNGVIA from the coding sequence ATGAATCCATTCGACCGCATCAGGCACGAACAGCTCCACCAGATCACCCGTCGTCATTTCCTGCGAGACTGCACGACCGGACTGGGAGGGATGTGGCTGGCGACGCAGGGACTCGCAGCCGCGGCAGGCAAACCAACCGTCCTCAGGAACGCGGATGATCCTCTCGCATCGCTGGCGCCCGCCCTCGCTCCGAAAGCCAAGCGGGTGATTTTCCTGCACATGGTCGGTGCGCCGAGCCAGCTCGACCTCTTCGACTACAAACCCGAGCTCAAGCGGCTCGACGGCCGGGAATGTCCGCGGGAATTCCTGGAAGGCAAGCGTTTCGCCTTCATCCAGGGCGTGCCGAAGATGCTCGGCCCGCAGTTTGAATTCAACCGGCACGGCCAGTGCGGCGCATGGGTCTCGGACCGCCTGCCCCACCTCGCGAAACACGTCGACCGGCTGTGTTTCATCAAGACGATGCAGACGGACCAGTTCAACCACGGCCCTGCCGAGCTGCTGGTTCACACGGGAAACCAGAACCTCGGTTATCCTTCCATCGGCTCATGGGTCACCTGGGGACTCGGCACGGACAACCGGAACCTTCCCGGTTTCATGGTGCTGGTTTCAGGCGGCCGGATCCCGCGTGTCGGAGCGTCCATCTGGGGTTCCGGTTTCCTGCCATCCGTCTATCAAGGGGTACAGTGCCGTTCCAGCGGAGATCCCGTCCTGAACGCGGCGAATCCTCCCGGCATCTCCCGCGACGTGCGCCGCATCGCGCTGGATGCGTTGGACAATCTCGACCGCCAGTCACATTCGCAGTTCGGCGATCCCGAGACGCTCACACGGATTTCGCAATATGAGATGGCCTTCCGCATGCAGGTCTCGGTTCCTGAAGTCATGGACATTTCCAAAGAACCCGCCGCCATCCATGAAATGTATGGCACCCGGCCGGGCAAGGAATCCTTCGCCAACAACTGCCTGCTCGCCCGCCGACTCGCCGAAGCGGGAACACGCTATATCCAGCTTTTCGACTGGGGTTGGGACTCCCATGGTTCCAATGCCTCCGAGTCGATCAACGACGGCTTCGTGAAAAAGTGCCGCGACATCGACCAACCGATTTCCGCACTTCTCACCGACCTGCATCAGCGCGGACTGCTTGAAGACACGCTCGTCGTCTGGAGCGGCGAGTTCGGCCGCACGCCGATGCAGGAAAACCGGGGCGGCACGACGAACGCCTTCGTCGGACGCGACCACAACCCCGGCGCATTCACCCTGTGGATGGCCGGCGGTGGAGTGAAACCCGGTTTCACCTATGGCGAGACGGATCCCGTCGGCTACGGTGTGGCAAGTGATCCCGTCCATATCCGGGATTTCCACGCGACGATGCTTCATCTCCTCGGCTTCGATCACAGGAAGCTCTCGTTCCCCTTCCAAGGGCTCGATCAAAAGCTCACCGGAGTCAAACCGGCGAAGGTGGTGAATGGAGTCATCGCGTGA
- a CDS encoding FtsW/RodA/SpoVE family cell cycle protein encodes MIESAARHLGGVSKGALEQFGSVGAYYASKQKTFILIGSIAYFAAAFVDYRWIRWLGIPFYLVSLGLMGAVLMMPNSDEKVYQLQIGSLTFQPAQLGITAGILLIAWLLQDLPKLHRWFGAPFIKIGIIGVSAAVPFLMVMKMGDMGSALVWIPVCVVALIIGGIPFRYLTCMAFIGAGVLPLLYFVALPLVSERGPERIDTWLRMMNNRDVDIRGTAYAPYYISMAVGKAGWKGTGYKSDIESGSLIAKGFGSKTTFHNDYIFGVIGEEMGFRGSLLLLTAFAMLLIQGLFIAFYSRDVSGRLIACLVVALFFAHIFESIGMCVLIMPVTGIPLPLISYSGTFVVICMFLLGLVQSVWIHRNSRPEISVKPADA; translated from the coding sequence ATGATCGAAAGCGCGGCGAGGCACCTGGGCGGTGTCTCGAAGGGAGCGCTGGAACAGTTCGGCAGCGTGGGGGCCTACTATGCCTCAAAGCAGAAGACGTTCATCCTCATCGGAAGCATCGCCTATTTCGCGGCGGCGTTTGTCGATTACCGGTGGATCCGGTGGCTCGGCATCCCGTTTTACCTCGTGAGCCTGGGTCTCATGGGGGCGGTGCTGATGATGCCGAACAGCGACGAAAAGGTCTATCAGCTGCAAATCGGATCCCTGACCTTCCAGCCCGCCCAGTTGGGCATCACAGCAGGTATCCTGCTCATCGCCTGGCTTTTGCAGGATCTTCCGAAACTGCACCGTTGGTTCGGTGCTCCGTTCATCAAGATCGGCATCATCGGAGTCTCGGCGGCGGTGCCTTTCCTGATGGTGATGAAGATGGGAGACATGGGATCGGCGCTGGTGTGGATTCCGGTGTGCGTTGTCGCGCTCATCATCGGCGGCATACCGTTCCGTTATCTCACCTGCATGGCGTTCATCGGGGCGGGGGTGCTGCCGTTGCTTTATTTCGTGGCGCTGCCTCTCGTATCCGAACGGGGACCGGAGCGGATCGATACCTGGCTGCGCATGATGAACAACCGTGATGTGGACATCCGCGGCACCGCCTACGCTCCGTATTATATTTCCATGGCCGTCGGCAAGGCGGGCTGGAAGGGGACGGGGTATAAGTCGGACATTGAAAGCGGCTCCCTCATCGCCAAGGGCTTCGGCTCGAAGACGACGTTCCACAACGACTACATTTTCGGGGTGATCGGTGAGGAAATGGGTTTCCGCGGCAGTCTGCTCCTGCTCACCGCGTTCGCGATGCTGCTGATCCAAGGGCTCTTCATCGCATTTTACAGCCGGGACGTGTCCGGGCGCCTGATCGCCTGCCTGGTCGTCGCGTTGTTTTTCGCCCACATTTTCGAGAGTATCGGCATGTGCGTGCTCATCATGCCCGTAACGGGCATCCCGCTGCCGCTCATCAGTTATTCGGGAACTTTCGTCGTGATCTGCATGTTCCTGCTGGGCCTGGTCCAGAGTGTGTGGATCCACCGGAATTCCAGGCCGGAAATCTCCGTCAAGCCGGCGGATGCCTGA
- a CDS encoding discoidin domain-containing protein: MKPDRLDHLIQALFDGLLDDDGREELNALLLGSKDARDRYRRANDFHATLLRRSSAVEHLGEGETIVMPVRGKWRRRIATVAAVAVIGAGCAFFIQKPESPRARLVTTVDSTWGGDIRLAANQKLPVSTPLELIRGVAELSYPSGAQVTLEGPCRFQLDKAEAITVLHGRASVHAPPGAQGFRVDTPGGRFVDLGTRFGLAVGSDGSQPVILTEVYEGEIEVQAVAGKPRLSQGDARALLQDADGSRLLSPSLDTDPVTVPKIISKPMATVETGVNLALGKPVTSPGHCIRPHGSVFPPGNLTDGRTNDSGVPGDWSFWLAPNGENGEFTVDLETSRRIGRISLQNTANRRIDDRGTENFQVHVSTDGIHFTPVIEGKLPRIDTRADGAFPFHDFTFGAVEARYVKIVVTSHYRHPDRPASDKNQGGGLNEIRVFSR; the protein is encoded by the coding sequence ATGAAACCGGACCGACTTGATCACCTGATACAAGCCTTGTTCGACGGGCTTCTGGATGATGATGGCCGCGAGGAACTCAACGCCCTTTTGCTTGGCTCGAAAGATGCCCGCGACCGTTACCGGCGTGCGAATGATTTCCACGCGACCCTGCTGCGCCGCTCCTCGGCGGTTGAACACCTGGGAGAGGGAGAGACCATCGTCATGCCGGTTCGCGGGAAATGGAGACGCAGGATCGCCACCGTTGCGGCGGTGGCCGTGATCGGAGCAGGTTGTGCCTTCTTCATCCAAAAACCCGAAAGCCCCCGCGCACGTCTGGTCACCACCGTGGACAGCACCTGGGGTGGAGACATCAGGCTCGCCGCCAATCAAAAACTCCCTGTCTCGACACCTCTGGAACTGATCCGGGGCGTTGCGGAGCTTTCCTATCCCAGCGGAGCCCAGGTCACGCTCGAAGGTCCATGCCGCTTCCAACTCGACAAGGCGGAGGCCATCACCGTTCTGCACGGACGTGCCTCGGTACATGCGCCTCCGGGCGCGCAAGGATTCCGGGTGGACACGCCCGGTGGAAGATTTGTCGACCTCGGCACCCGCTTCGGCCTTGCGGTCGGCAGCGATGGTTCCCAACCGGTGATACTGACCGAGGTTTACGAGGGAGAAATCGAGGTCCAGGCGGTAGCCGGAAAACCTCGTCTCTCCCAAGGTGACGCGCGCGCCCTGCTTCAGGATGCGGACGGCTCGCGGCTTTTGTCTCCGTCACTGGATACGGATCCGGTGACTGTCCCGAAGATCATTTCAAAACCCATGGCGACCGTGGAGACGGGGGTGAATCTGGCGCTTGGCAAGCCGGTCACCAGCCCCGGACACTGCATCCGTCCGCATGGCTCGGTTTTTCCTCCGGGCAATCTCACCGACGGTCGCACGAACGACTCCGGCGTGCCCGGAGATTGGTCGTTCTGGCTCGCACCGAATGGTGAGAACGGAGAGTTCACCGTGGACCTGGAAACCAGCCGGAGGATCGGCCGCATCTCCCTGCAAAACACCGCGAACCGCCGGATCGACGACCGTGGCACCGAAAACTTCCAGGTCCATGTCTCAACCGACGGCATCCATTTCACCCCGGTGATCGAAGGAAAATTACCACGCATCGACACCCGTGCCGATGGTGCGTTCCCGTTTCACGATTTCACCTTCGGCGCGGTGGAAGCCCGCTATGTGAAGATCGTCGTGACCTCCCATTACCGCCATCCCGACCGTCCGGCTTCTGACAAGAACCAAGGCGGCGGGCTGAATGAAATCCGAGTTTTCTCAAGATGA
- a CDS encoding SLBB domain-containing protein translates to MRNFIAISLFAMLPLDAAEKQQPVPQGKTPAVITVGGYVRRPGPVPHTKDLTIYGAIQTAGGPSEFGSMRRVKVIRDGKVVNFDLTKDEQKSALTLKNDTIEVPQRNLFGR, encoded by the coding sequence ATGAGGAACTTCATTGCCATTTCACTGTTCGCGATGCTGCCACTTGACGCTGCGGAAAAGCAGCAGCCGGTCCCGCAGGGCAAGACCCCGGCGGTCATCACCGTGGGCGGCTATGTCCGCCGTCCCGGTCCCGTCCCCCACACGAAGGACCTCACCATCTATGGTGCCATCCAGACGGCCGGCGGGCCGAGCGAATTTGGTTCAATGAGGCGGGTGAAAGTGATCCGCGATGGCAAGGTCGTGAACTTCGACCTCACAAAAGATGAACAAAAGTCAGCGCTGACGCTGAAAAATGATACCATAGAGGTGCCGCAAAGAAACCTCTTCGGTCGTTAA
- a CDS encoding PSD1 and planctomycete cytochrome C domain-containing protein, with protein MIPRCLIPLLALATVHAEVDFARDVQPIFNAHCVSCHGGVKEAGEVSFIYRDKVLGKGESGAPVVVPGNPDASEMIKRIISKDPDEVMPKPEHGPPLPAAEIEILRQWVKEGAKWSEHWSFVKPQRHPAPSVSDTEWCRNSIDPFIMARLDSEKLKPSTEADRASLLRRASLDLIGLPPSPEEVKTFEADPSPDAYEKQVDRLLASPAFGERWASVWMDLARYADSEGLGLDRRREVWKFRDWLIEAYNNDMPFDQFTTEQLAGDLLPNPTLDQQIATTFQRLTQSNEEGGTDDEEFRVAAVLDRTNTTWEVWQGQTFGCVQCHSHPYDPIQHEEYYKFAEFFNQTRDSDLSEDLPAIKVPLDRARHSEAGQLAHTISQAESDLHDIHGRLAASTRWKPVDDLEASGKGTKLNMIRQDGYAEFRTEGNVASNSTHLLTFPSDHSAITALRIELLPLDEAQARLTPEWGSFLKKIEISILPENGPARPVPLARLIGDEEHPLFDPEASLHGKQGWGPYSKIDRPRWCVVIPQEPITAGTNERIQVSLANGGTIISSFPMVSKRGRLATTGDQTWSELLTRDDVSRLRDTIAGSNKTLAAIPSTSVPVMRELEPAARRQTHVFVRGNWLDKGEAVTKADVPAVFPRLPEGAPANRLGLARWITSTDNPLTARVAVNRFWLELFGTGIVETAEDFGSSGVKPSHPALLDDLAVRFQTDYRWSVKRLLREIVTSATYRQSSVIRPGMAERDQSNRLLARGPRQRLTAEMARDNALVVSGLLVSQNYGSPAFPPLPPGVWKPFVNDTWDTPAEGDPGRYRRSVYTYWKRSIPYPTFSTFDAPSRELCNKRRIVSNTPLQALTMLNDPAFDECSRALARHMRDLPATGIREKIAAGYRRSTSLEATPGRLDQLEKLYETLVGRFKTTPDPKAGNNPESAAYNVVASVLMNIDEALVR; from the coding sequence ATGATCCCCCGCTGCCTTATCCCGCTGCTCGCTCTCGCCACGGTGCATGCCGAGGTCGATTTCGCGCGCGATGTGCAACCGATTTTCAACGCCCATTGTGTCTCGTGCCACGGCGGGGTGAAAGAAGCGGGAGAAGTCTCCTTCATCTATCGGGACAAGGTGCTGGGCAAAGGCGAGTCCGGAGCGCCGGTGGTCGTGCCAGGAAATCCGGATGCTTCGGAGATGATCAAACGCATCATTTCAAAAGACCCGGACGAGGTCATGCCCAAGCCCGAGCACGGCCCTCCCTTGCCCGCGGCGGAGATCGAAATCCTGCGGCAGTGGGTGAAGGAAGGAGCGAAGTGGAGCGAGCACTGGTCGTTCGTGAAACCCCAGCGCCATCCCGCTCCCTCCGTCTCAGATACCGAGTGGTGCAGAAATTCCATCGATCCGTTCATCATGGCGCGTCTCGATAGCGAGAAACTCAAACCCTCGACGGAGGCAGACCGTGCGTCTCTGCTGCGGCGTGCTTCACTTGATCTCATCGGACTTCCTCCGTCGCCTGAGGAGGTGAAAACATTCGAAGCCGACCCGTCACCGGACGCTTATGAAAAACAGGTGGACCGCCTGCTCGCCTCGCCTGCCTTCGGCGAGCGTTGGGCCTCCGTCTGGATGGATCTGGCGCGCTACGCGGATTCCGAGGGCCTCGGCCTCGACCGCCGCCGTGAGGTGTGGAAATTCCGCGACTGGCTCATCGAGGCATATAACAATGACATGCCGTTCGACCAATTCACCACCGAACAACTCGCCGGCGATCTCCTGCCGAATCCGACCTTGGACCAACAGATCGCCACCACCTTCCAACGGCTCACCCAGTCCAACGAAGAGGGAGGCACCGATGACGAGGAATTCCGTGTCGCCGCCGTGCTGGACCGCACGAACACGACCTGGGAGGTCTGGCAGGGACAAACCTTCGGCTGCGTGCAATGCCACAGCCATCCCTACGATCCCATCCAACACGAGGAATATTACAAGTTCGCCGAATTCTTCAACCAGACCCGCGACAGCGACCTTTCCGAAGACCTGCCCGCGATCAAGGTGCCCTTGGACCGCGCCAGGCATTCCGAAGCCGGGCAACTCGCGCACACCATCTCGCAAGCGGAATCCGATCTGCATGACATCCATGGCAGACTGGCAGCCTCCACCCGATGGAAACCCGTTGACGATCTCGAAGCGTCGGGCAAGGGCACCAAGCTCAATATGATCCGACAGGACGGTTATGCCGAGTTCCGCACGGAAGGAAATGTGGCCAGCAACTCAACCCACCTCCTCACATTCCCCTCCGATCACTCCGCCATCACCGCGCTGCGCATCGAGCTACTTCCCCTCGATGAAGCCCAAGCCCGTCTCACACCGGAGTGGGGCTCGTTCCTCAAGAAAATCGAGATCAGCATCCTTCCGGAAAACGGTCCGGCCCGCCCTGTGCCACTCGCCCGTTTGATCGGCGATGAGGAACATCCGTTGTTCGATCCCGAGGCATCGCTGCATGGCAAGCAAGGCTGGGGTCCATACAGCAAGATCGACCGACCGCGCTGGTGTGTCGTCATCCCACAGGAGCCGATCACCGCCGGGACGAATGAAAGAATCCAGGTGTCGCTGGCAAATGGCGGCACGATTATTTCCAGTTTCCCGATGGTGTCGAAGAGGGGTCGCCTGGCCACCACCGGCGACCAGACATGGAGCGAACTCCTGACCCGCGATGATGTCTCGCGCCTCCGCGACACCATCGCCGGATCAAACAAGACGCTGGCCGCCATCCCCTCCACCAGCGTGCCGGTCATGCGCGAACTGGAGCCCGCCGCGCGCCGCCAAACACATGTTTTCGTCCGGGGAAACTGGTTGGATAAAGGTGAGGCAGTCACGAAAGCGGATGTCCCGGCCGTATTCCCGCGGCTTCCCGAAGGAGCGCCCGCGAACCGCCTCGGACTCGCCAGGTGGATCACCTCGACAGACAACCCGCTCACCGCACGCGTCGCGGTGAACCGTTTCTGGCTGGAACTGTTCGGCACCGGCATCGTGGAAACAGCGGAAGACTTCGGTTCCTCCGGTGTGAAACCCTCGCACCCTGCATTGCTGGACGATCTCGCCGTCCGGTTCCAGACCGACTACCGCTGGAGTGTGAAGCGGCTGTTGCGGGAAATCGTGACCAGCGCCACCTACCGCCAGAGTTCGGTGATCCGACCCGGCATGGCGGAGCGCGACCAATCGAACCGGTTGCTTGCCCGTGGTCCTCGCCAACGGCTCACCGCCGAGATGGCACGCGACAACGCGCTGGTGGTTTCCGGCCTGCTGGTTTCACAGAATTACGGTTCCCCCGCCTTCCCGCCGCTTCCTCCGGGAGTATGGAAACCGTTCGTAAACGACACCTGGGACACTCCGGCGGAGGGAGATCCCGGACGCTACCGCCGCTCGGTGTATACCTACTGGAAACGCAGTATCCCCTATCCTACCTTTTCCACGTTCGACGCCCCGAGCCGCGAACTCTGCAACAAGCGCCGCATCGTCTCCAACACGCCGTTGCAGGCCTTGACGATGCTGAACGACCCTGCCTTCGACGAATGCTCGCGGGCGCTCGCCAGACACATGCGTGATCTCCCCGCTACGGGCATCCGGGAAAAAATCGCTGCCGGTTATCGCCGGAGCACCTCTCTGGAAGCGACGCCAGGTCGTCTCGATCAACTGGAGAAACTATATGAAACCTTGGTCGGGCGATTCAAAACCACCCCCGATCCCAAGGCCGGAAACAATCCGGAATCCGCAGCCTACAACGTCGTGGCTTCCGTGTTGATGAACATTGATGAAGCGCTCGTACGTTAA
- a CDS encoding sigma-70 family RNA polymerase sigma factor: protein MSESPRNPEERMVGWIAGHQAALHRYILSLLPDRSLADDVLQETNLVLWRKAADYDPSQPFLAWAFGIARFQVMAARRDVGRDRHVFNDQLVDILADEHSIDQPAKPLHEVLENCLGRLPDHQRELILARYEPGASVRDLAKARSQTPGALSVLLLRIRKLLEDCIARNLDQPAS from the coding sequence ATGTCAGAAAGCCCGAGAAATCCCGAGGAACGCATGGTCGGCTGGATCGCCGGCCATCAGGCGGCCTTGCATCGCTACATCCTCTCACTGCTGCCGGACCGCAGCCTGGCGGACGACGTGCTGCAGGAGACCAATCTGGTGCTGTGGCGGAAGGCGGCGGATTATGATCCCTCGCAGCCGTTCCTCGCGTGGGCTTTCGGCATCGCACGATTTCAGGTGATGGCGGCCCGGCGGGATGTGGGGCGGGACCGTCATGTCTTCAACGACCAACTCGTGGACATTCTGGCCGACGAGCACTCCATCGACCAGCCGGCCAAACCACTGCATGAGGTGCTGGAAAACTGTTTGGGACGGCTGCCGGACCACCAGCGTGAATTGATTCTGGCCCGTTATGAACCGGGCGCGTCCGTGCGGGATCTGGCGAAGGCACGTTCGCAGACTCCCGGCGCGCTTTCGGTTCTGTTGCTGCGCATCCGCAAACTGCTCGAGGACTGCATCGCACGGAATCTCGACCAACCCGCCTCATGA